A window of Mytilus edulis chromosome 10, xbMytEdul2.2, whole genome shotgun sequence contains these coding sequences:
- the LOC139493155 gene encoding small conductance calcium-activated potassium channel protein-like, with product MSSVVEDPGIPLVGMNGNHVQYKTLNESTDSVTPKVIGRFETVGSRLAKRKELYYRRKRANDAALGFAIAGIFLMIIETELTHAGVFTRRDLPSYLIKMMVTASTVALLIFLFIYHRLDVKLFIVDNSVDDWKIAMSPRRVVKIVVEFCTCIIHPIPGDFTIWWERTVSQGEISRTDDVPLDVVLSLPMFLRLYLVCRTVMLHSRLYQDASSQSLGALNRIHFNFRFIFKSFMAVHPTYILTLIIVCMFFVASWCLRLCEMYDSSPDEAVHANYLNSMWLVAITFLSVGYGDIVPSTYCGRGIAVTTGIFGAGVTALVVAVLARKLELSRSEKYVHDFVIDVDLDKRLKNEAANVMRSGWFIYKYRRIKQNSSNSLNYQRKLLEAIYNIREIKAAQRRLVDSSTTLVELYKSHSEMARSVENVKVRQGILDDKMDNLESKILSIHEKLNAIHTAVTQKKI from the coding sequence ATGAGTTCAGTGGTTGAAGATCCTGGAATTCCTCTCGTCGGAATGAACGGGAATCACGTCCAGTACAAGACATTAAACGAGTCTACAGATAGTGTGACTCCAAAAGTTATAGGACGATTTGAAACGGTGGGTAGCCGTCTTGCGAAGAGGAAAGAATTATATTATCGGCGCAAACGTGCAAATGATGCTGCTCTGGGATTTGCTATAGCTGGAATATTTTTAATGATTATAGAAACTGAATTAACGCATGCTGGAGTATTTACAAGGAGAGATCTTCCATCGTATCTGATCAAAATGATGGTAACTGCCTCAACAGTTGCGCTTttgatatttctatttatttatcatAGACTTGATGTTAAACTTTTTATCGTAGATAACAGCGTCGATGACTGGAAAATTGCAATGAGTCCAAGACGAGTTGTAAAAATTGTTGTAGAATtctgtacatgtattatacatCCAATACCTGGTGATTTTACAATATGGTGGGAACGAACTGTTTCTCAAGGGGAGATAAGTCGTACAGACGACGTACCACTAGACGTTGTGTTGTCTCTACCAATGTTTTTACGTCTGTATTTGGTATGTCGGACAGTGATGTTACACAGCCGTCTTTATCAAGATGCGTCATCTCAAAGTTTAGGAGCTTTAAATCGAATTCATTTTAATTTCAGGTTTATATTTAAGTCTTTCATGGCCGTACATCCAACCTATATTttgacattgatcattgtgtgtATGTTCTTTGTAGCTAGTTGGTGTTTACGTTTATGTGAGATGTATGATAGTTCTCCCGATGAAGCAGTTCATGCGAACTACCTAAATTCAATGTGGCTAGTAGCTATAACATTCCTGTCCGTTGGATACGGGGATATTGTACCAAGTACGTACTGTGGAAGAGGAATAGCAGTAACTACGGGAATATTTGGTGCTGGAGTTACCGCACTTGTTGTGGCGGTTCTGGCAAGAAAACTTGAACTTTCAAGGTCAGAAAAATATGTACATGATTTTGTAATTGATGTCGATTTGGATAAACGTCTAAAAAACGAAGCAGCGAATGTAATGAGGTCTGGGTGGTTCATTTACAAATATAGACGAATCAAGCAGAACTCATCCAATAGTTTAAATTACCAAAGGAAGTTACTAGAGGCTATATACAACATCCGTGAAATAAAAGCCGCACAAAGACGATTGGTTGATTCTTCTACGACACTAGTGGAACTTTATAAATCTCACTCCGAAATGGCAAGGTCAGTCGAAAATGTAAAAGTAAGGCAAGGAATTTTAGACGACAAAATGGACAACTTAGAATCAAAGATACTTTCAattcatgaaaaattaaatgCTATCCATACAGCTGtaacacagaaaaaaatataa
- the LOC139492194 gene encoding uncharacterized protein gives MLLEILKGPQECEENEIEIIEVVVGHYTSSIEICTDDSNFGIGKFVCEIKEIKRDGNCELFDFSSGLFLIKHKPSTSDNKRQERLCERLGERDYDFRHNNCEHVINYIISGDEQSDEADQNSFCADLCTTTIGDIKEVGLKVALIIAFVSSLAGSLIRYSYVSLIVAGTILYTSHEGVNGTCSPQEWNHIPFGKNVIEHAKHVLEHHIKVNLLDDPSGERIIADIESTFDEAFICKIAFDLASDAIFKTIYFSILVAVSVESFFLIMKIHITFFPLCKKHKGPLYESHQRSRCCSECCTRYCCNSRLLWRKIIVRVYAGYSSICVGIFFGFLGQAIISPPAVYYFIFNLISSIVSRYIFSIFMGRFFDCLYTCCCKNCGENDRDNFHERYF, from the exons ATGTTATTGGAAATTTTGAAAGGTCCTCAAGAATGTGAAGAAAATGAGATAGAAATTATCGAGGTAGTTGTTGGCCACTATACATCATCGATAGAGATATGTACAGATGATAGTAATTTTGGAATAGGAAAATTTGTCtgtgaaataaaagaaataaaacgcGACGGAAATTGCGAGCTTTTTGATTTTTCATCGGGACTTTTTCTTATAAAACACAAACCGTCTACGTCAGATAACAAAAGGCAAGAGCGTCTTTGTGAACGATTAGGTGAGCGTGACTACGACTTTAGACATAATAATTGTGAACATGTAATAAACTATATTATATCTGGAGATGAACAAAGTGATGAAGCTGACCAGAACTCTTTTTGTGCTGATTTATGCACAACTACAATTGGTGACATCAAAGAAGTTGGTTTAAAAGTGGCACTCATTATAGCATTTGTTAGTTCATTGGCAGGTTCATTAATACGTTATTCCTATGTAAGTTTAATTGTTGCAGGTACGATTCTCTATACGTCCCATGAAGGCGTAAATGGGACTTGTTCTCCTCAAGAATGGAATCACATTCCATTTGGAAAAAATGTCATTGAGCATGCCAAACACGTGTTAGAACATCATATTAAAGTAAATTTATTAGACGATCCGTCTGGAGAGCGAATCATAGCGGATATCGAATCAACATTTGATGAGGCTTTTATCTGTAAAATTGCTTTCGATTTGGCTAGTGATGCCATCTTCAAAACAATCTACTTTTCTATATTGGTAGCGGTGTCAGTTGAATCTTTCTTTCTCATAATGAAAATACACATAACATTTTTTCCCCTTTGTAAAAAACACAAAGGTCCCCTTTATGAAAGTCACCAACGTTCCCGGTGCTGTTCCGAATGCTGTACAAGGTACTGCTGTAACAGTCGTCTTTTGTGGAGAAAAATTATCGTTAGGGTTTATGCTGGATATTCATCAATTTGTGTTGGAATTTTTTTTGGGTTCTTAGGACAAGCAATTATTTCACCTCCAGCggtttattatttcatttttaacctGATATCTAGCATTGTTTCCcgatatattttttctattttcatggGCAGGTTTTTTGATTGTTTGTACACATGTTGTTGCAAGAACTGTGGTGAAAATGATAGGGATAACTTTCATGAAAGGT ACTTTTGA